The following are encoded in a window of Carya illinoinensis cultivar Pawnee chromosome 15, C.illinoinensisPawnee_v1, whole genome shotgun sequence genomic DNA:
- the LOC122296620 gene encoding uncharacterized protein LOC122296620: MDACHVLLGRPWQYDRSVIHDGRKNTYSLNIKGKKIVLVPRREGLTPTPIANNTNLLSMSRFLDEIEHEGVVYALLHCENSAVDVDTDLPVEVQRLLAEFSDLMPEDLPPGLLPIRDIQHQIDLILGSNIPNRLAYRLSPKEAEELQRQVVELLERAISERI, encoded by the coding sequence ATGGACGCGTGTCATGTATTGTTGGGTCGACCTTGGCAGTATGATCGCAGTGTCATTCATGATGGACGGAAGAATACTTATTCCCTTAACATCAAGGGAAAAAAGATTGTGTTGGTGCCCCGGCGGGAAGGACTCACTCCTACCCCTATAGCCAATAATACTAACCTGCTTTCTATGTCCAGGTTTTTAGATGAGATTGAGCATGAAGGCGTGGTCTATGCTTTACTACATTGCGAGAATAGTGCAGTAGACGTGGATACAGATTTACCAGTAGAGGTGCAGCGACTACTAGCAGAATTTTCTGACTTGATGCCAGAGGATCTTCCTCCTGGGCTATTGCCTATAAGGGATATTCAGCATCAAATTGACCTTATTCTTGGGTCAAATATTCCAAATCGACTAGCATATCGCCTCAGTCCCAAGGAGGCTGAAGAGTTGCAGCGACAAGTGGTAGAGTTGTTGGAGAGGGCTATATCCGAGAGAatatga
- the LOC122295852 gene encoding cytochrome P450 81C13-like: MENLMSYLIAFFLISIVIIKLVYKHNRNAPPSPFSLPVIGHLHLLKPPLYQTLQTLSLQYGPVLSLKFGSRSCIVISSSSAVEECFTKNDIIFANRPHTMAGDILTYNLNAPAWAPYGHLWRNLRRIVSIEIFSQNSLQKSSIVRQEEVYSLVRRLFKVSNREPQKVDCRYVFSLLMFNVIMRMVNDKQCVGEEAAGTDMGNKHLKDMKETFFANLGMNICDFIPVLRWIGFKGLEKRMMKLHRKREGFFGPLIEEIKRKNQTNSLNTATVKDMGKKRTLIEALSSLHKSEPEFYSDDVMKSIILMMFAAGTETTATTMEWAMALLLNHPEVLQKLKAEIDEKVGHERLLNDSDLSKLPYLRSVINETLRLYPPTPLLSPHFSAEDCTVGGYKIPRGTMLLANAWAVHRDPKLWEEPDKFKPGRFDEINGDQRDHAFKFIPFGTGRRQCPGAGLALRINSLAMGALIQCFNWERVEKEIMVDMNLDPGFVLAKAKPLEAVCSPRHGMSNILAQL; the protein is encoded by the exons ATGGAAAACCTAATGTCTTACCTTATTGCTTTCTTCCTGATCTCCATTGTTATCATCAAGCTTGTGTACAAGCACAACCGAAATGCACCACCCAGTCCATTTTCTCTGCCCGTAATCGGCCACCTGCACCTCCTTAAACCGCCCCTCTACCAAACGTTACAGACCCTGTCTTTGCAGTACGGTCCTGTCCTTTCTCTTAAATTTGGTTCCCGGTCTTGCAttgtcatttcttcttcttctgctgtCGAAGAATGCTTCACCAAGAACGATATCATATTTGCAAATCGTCCCCACACCATGGCTGGTGATATTTTGACTTACAACTTAAATGCTCCAGCCTGGGCTCCCTACGGTCACTTGTGGCGAAACCTCCGACGGATTGTGAGCATCGAGATTTTCTCTCAGAATAGCCTTCAAAAGTCTTCCATCGTCAGACAAGAAGAAGTTTACTCCCTTGTCCGTAGACTGTTCAAGGTCTCGAATAGGGAACCCCAGAAAGTCGACTGCAGGTATGTTTTCTCACTTCTGATGTTCAATGTAATCATGAGGATGGTCAATGACAAGCAATGTGTTGGAGAGGAGGCTGCTGGCACGGATATGGGAAATAAACATCTCAAAGATATGAAGGAAACTTTCTTTGCAAACTTGGGAATGAATATATGTGATTTCATTCCAGTTTTGAGGTGGATTGGTTTCAAAGGGTTGGAGAAGAGAATGATGAAGTTGCACAGGAAGAGGGAGGGATTTTTCGGGCCTCTGATAGAAGAGATTAAGCGAAAGAATCAAACCAATTCTTTGAATACCGCTACCGTAAAGGACATGGGAAAGAAGAGGACTCTGATTGAAGCTCTATCATCTCTTCATAAATCAGAGCCTGAATTCTATTCAGATGATGTCATGAAAAGCATCATTTTG ATGATGTTTGCTGCGGGAACGGAGACAACAGCAACAACTATGGAATGGGCAATGGCACTTCTGCTGAATCATCCGGAGGTATTGCAGAAGCTTAAAGCAGAGATTGACGAGAAAGTTGGACATGAGCGCTTGCTAAATGATTCTGATCTATCCAAGCTTCCTTATCTTCGTTCTGTCATCAACGAAACACTCAGACTCTATCCCCCAACGCCACTTTTATCACCCCATTTTTCTGCAGAAGACTGCACTGTGGGGGGATataaaataccgagagggacGATGCTGTTAGCAAATGCATGGGCTGTGCATAGGGATCCCAAACTGTGGGAGGAGCCCGACAAGTTCAAGCCAGGAAgatttgatgaaataaatgGAGATCAAAGAGACCACGCTTTCAAATTCATCCCGTTTGGGACAGGGAGGAGGCAATGCCCCGGTGCAGGCTTGGCACTCCGAATAAATTCATTGGCAATGGGTGCACTTATTCAGTGCTTTAACTGGGAAAGAGTTGAGAAGGAGATCATGGTGGACATGAACTTGGATCCAGGATTTGTTTTGGCAAAGGCTAAGCCTTTGGAGGCCGTTTGCAGTCCACGCCATGGAATGAGTAATATTCTCGCTCAGCTTTGA